A region from the Clostridium beijerinckii genome encodes:
- a CDS encoding L-glyceraldehyde 3-phosphate reductase — translation MIYNRCGNSGLKLPAISLGLWHNFGAGDIFSNSEAILKRAFELGITHFDLANNYGRPADGSAEETFGRILKKNYTSYDRDKMVISTKAGYDMWEGPYGDGGSKKYLVASLDQSLRRMGLDYVDIFYHHRYDPETPLEETMATLDLMVRQGKALYVGISNYGPEETKRASEILKKLGTPCLINQLRYSMFERGIEGKQFEVHKEEGIGTIVFRPLAQGLLTDKYINGIPKDSRIAKNSLYLHESDVTEEKINKIIKLNEMAKERGQTLAQMALAWNLRGDVTSVLIGASRSSQIDDNVKALDKLEFSKEELDRIDEVLK, via the coding sequence ATGATATACAATAGATGTGGAAACAGTGGACTTAAATTACCCGCTATATCTTTAGGATTATGGCATAATTTTGGAGCGGGAGACATTTTTTCAAATAGTGAAGCAATTTTAAAAAGAGCCTTTGAACTTGGAATAACACATTTTGATTTAGCGAATAATTATGGTAGACCAGCTGATGGTTCTGCAGAAGAAACATTTGGTAGAATATTAAAGAAAAATTATACTTCATATGACAGAGATAAAATGGTTATATCAACAAAAGCCGGTTATGATATGTGGGAAGGACCTTATGGTGATGGTGGTTCTAAAAAATATTTAGTTGCAAGTCTAGATCAAAGTTTAAGACGTATGGGGCTTGATTATGTAGATATATTTTATCATCATAGATATGATCCAGAAACACCGCTAGAAGAAACAATGGCTACTTTAGATTTGATGGTTAGACAAGGTAAAGCTTTATATGTGGGAATATCAAATTATGGACCAGAAGAAACTAAGAGAGCGTCTGAGATTTTAAAGAAACTTGGAACACCTTGCTTAATAAATCAACTTAGATATTCAATGTTTGAAAGAGGCATTGAAGGTAAACAATTTGAAGTCCATAAAGAAGAAGGTATTGGAACTATAGTTTTTAGACCACTTGCACAAGGACTACTTACTGATAAATATATTAATGGAATTCCAAAGGATTCAAGAATAGCAAAGAATAGTTTATACTTACATGAAAGTGATGTAACAGAAGAGAAAATTAATAAGATTATTAAATTAAATGAAATGGCAAAAGAAAGAGGTCAAACTCTTGCACAAATGGCACTAGCTTGGAATTTAAGAGGAGATGTAACTTCAGTATTAATTGGAGCAAGCAGATCATCACAAATTGACGATAATGTTAAAGCTTTAGATAAATTAGAATTTTCTAAAGAAGAATTAGATAGAATAGATGAAGTTTTAAAATAA
- a CDS encoding nucleic acid-binding protein — protein MKAKCYYCNKELTERTIKRHMKNCSEMKKSIYEKRIDDKEQRNQFIIAIKPKYAGNEYCIYLSMDGTLGLVHIDQFIRDIWVECCGHLSGFKIRNKFYQDNQMNTQLNDILNIDEKFEYEYDFGSTTCLVLDVVNIIEVPSSFSQIEIIARNHEIKHVCKICGAEAKYFNYEKDEWGCENCIDGDNDIIMEFDYCNSPRDGVCGYEGHKESENIYLPDNYNKYKISEKKIKKQDDYENMLTYKDDFFNDLPNMEDGLDDLISKSRKIINNIFIKGIYSFDIKELISGLSKDNIYDIAKYLGMNKISSLNKSKLIEKFINEYELLIEERMSLFDEERYKFLKSYSDNGGVKAFEEIKECDLEKIGYFLQSGMLFSASKNNQLLVLMPDVVQKLVKEKNNIQYRNMIKVNSETVNLYRGMNKAYGILELKDIKEIFKRYSPYKESTQSIQNNSLYESQKHRIEDVIINAEDYYREYEIKGTFFINCYIDNWVDLLKEIEQQINVDYTMISKEDLLTMSDENYMYESNFGSTFIKEFLSMFNMDEEILEGLMESLYLEIQENELDDVVTEILEQLEDDNKEIKDFMCNSVGKFLRNIRLWKFKGANINEKEPNIIKNGKQNPVKRNELCSCGSGKKYKNCCAKDGNVIKLF, from the coding sequence TTGAAAGCAAAATGTTACTATTGCAATAAAGAATTAACTGAAAGAACTATTAAAAGACATATGAAAAATTGCAGTGAAATGAAAAAGAGCATATACGAAAAAAGAATTGATGATAAAGAACAAAGAAATCAATTTATTATAGCTATTAAACCTAAATATGCTGGAAATGAATACTGTATATATTTATCAATGGATGGAACATTAGGATTAGTACATATAGATCAATTTATAAGAGACATTTGGGTAGAATGTTGTGGGCATTTAAGTGGTTTTAAAATCAGAAATAAGTTTTATCAAGATAATCAAATGAATACTCAGTTAAATGATATTTTAAATATTGATGAAAAGTTTGAATACGAATATGATTTTGGAAGCACAACATGTTTAGTTTTAGATGTAGTAAATATAATAGAGGTGCCTAGTAGTTTTTCGCAAATAGAAATAATAGCAAGAAATCATGAGATTAAGCATGTGTGTAAAATTTGTGGAGCAGAAGCTAAATATTTTAACTATGAAAAGGATGAATGGGGATGTGAGAATTGCATTGATGGAGATAATGACATTATAATGGAATTTGATTATTGTAATTCACCTAGAGATGGTGTTTGTGGATATGAAGGACATAAAGAATCAGAAAATATATATTTACCAGATAATTATAACAAATATAAGATTTCTGAAAAGAAAATAAAAAAACAAGATGACTATGAAAATATGCTTACTTATAAAGATGATTTCTTTAATGATTTACCAAACATGGAAGATGGACTTGATGATTTAATTAGTAAAAGTAGAAAGATAATAAATAATATATTTATTAAAGGTATCTACTCTTTTGATATAAAGGAATTAATAAGTGGGTTATCTAAAGATAATATATATGATATAGCTAAATATCTTGGTATGAATAAAATATCAAGTTTAAATAAAAGTAAATTAATAGAAAAGTTTATTAATGAATATGAGTTATTAATTGAAGAAAGAATGTCTTTATTTGATGAAGAAAGATATAAATTTTTAAAGAGTTATTCTGATAATGGTGGAGTAAAAGCATTTGAAGAAATAAAAGAATGTGATTTGGAGAAAATAGGATATTTTTTACAAAGTGGTATGCTTTTTTCAGCAAGTAAGAATAATCAATTATTAGTATTGATGCCAGATGTTGTTCAAAAGTTAGTTAAAGAAAAAAATAATATACAATATAGAAATATGATAAAAGTCAATAGCGAGACAGTAAATCTGTATAGAGGTATGAATAAGGCTTATGGAATTCTCGAATTGAAGGATATAAAAGAAATATTTAAAAGATATTCACCTTATAAAGAAAGCACACAGAGCATACAGAACAACTCACTTTATGAATCTCAGAAACATAGAATAGAAGATGTAATAATAAATGCAGAAGATTATTATAGAGAATATGAGATTAAAGGCACATTTTTTATAAATTGTTATATAGATAATTGGGTAGATTTATTAAAAGAAATAGAACAACAAATAAATGTTGATTATACTATGATATCAAAAGAAGATTTATTGACTATGTCAGATGAAAATTATATGTATGAATCTAATTTTGGGAGCACCTTTATAAAAGAATTTCTTAGCATGTTTAATATGGATGAAGAAATTTTAGAAGGATTGATGGAATCTTTATATTTAGAAATTCAAGAAAATGAGTTAGATGATGTTGTAACTGAAATATTAGAACAATTAGAAGATGATAATAAAGAAATTAAAGATTTTATGTGTAACAGTGTTGGAAAGTTTCTGAGAAATATTAGATTATGGAAATTTAAAGGTGCTAATATTAATGAAAAAGAACCTAATATAATAAAGAACGGAAAACAAAATCCTGTAAAACGAAATGAGCTTTGTTCATGTGGGAGTGGAAAAAAATATAAAAATTGTTGTGCTAAGGATGGCAATGTAATAAAGTTGTTTTAA